Proteins encoded in a region of the Bradyrhizobium sp. CB3481 genome:
- a CDS encoding alkaline phosphatase family protein: MTPKTPAKNVLWIMCDQLRYDYLGCTGHPVLKTPNIDAMAKRGVLFKNAYVQSPICGPSRMSFYTGRYMRSHGSHWNGWPLRVGEPTLGDHLKKIGVRNVLVGKTHMAPDLEGLKNLGIPADSIIGVHVSECGFEPYERDDGLHPTGRPRPAYDDYLRQHGYDAPNPWEHWANSAEADDGSLQNGWLLVHADKAARVPDEHSETPYMTRRAMEFIAEAEDDGRPWCLHLSYIKPHWPYIAPEPYASMYGPQDVQPVIRSQEERANAHPVFAAYMDMRYSRNMSRNEAREKVIPTYMGLIKQIDDQMGVLMRFLEARGLLETTMIVFTSDHGDYLGDHWMGEKDLFHEQSAKIPLIVIDPSPAADATRGTVSDALVEAIDLAPTFIDYFGATPPDHILEGRSLLPLLHGGKPPDWRRIVFSEYDYAMQDVRVMLNQPIERCRLFMVFDGRWKFIHASGFRPMLYDLETDPQEFNDRGADPACAEIVARLQSELFDWALHPKMHITTPNAKIAAYAAQQLQVKNGVLIGIWDETELAAIRARIAAPPPP; encoded by the coding sequence ATGACGCCCAAAACGCCTGCGAAGAACGTGCTCTGGATCATGTGCGACCAGCTTCGCTACGACTATCTCGGCTGTACCGGCCACCCCGTGCTGAAGACGCCGAACATCGACGCCATGGCCAAGCGCGGCGTGCTGTTCAAGAACGCCTATGTGCAGTCGCCGATCTGCGGCCCGTCGCGGATGTCGTTCTATACCGGCCGCTACATGCGCTCGCACGGCTCGCACTGGAACGGCTGGCCGCTCCGCGTCGGCGAGCCGACGCTCGGCGATCACCTGAAGAAGATCGGCGTGCGCAACGTCCTGGTCGGCAAGACGCATATGGCGCCCGACCTCGAAGGGTTGAAGAATCTCGGCATCCCCGCGGACTCGATCATCGGCGTGCACGTCTCGGAATGCGGCTTCGAGCCCTATGAGCGCGACGACGGCCTGCATCCCACGGGGCGGCCGCGCCCGGCCTACGACGATTACCTGCGCCAGCACGGCTATGACGCGCCCAATCCCTGGGAGCACTGGGCCAATTCCGCCGAGGCCGACGACGGCTCCCTGCAGAACGGCTGGCTGCTGGTGCATGCCGACAAGGCCGCGCGGGTGCCGGACGAGCATTCCGAGACGCCCTATATGACGCGGCGCGCGATGGAGTTCATCGCGGAAGCCGAGGACGACGGCCGGCCCTGGTGCCTGCATCTGTCCTACATCAAGCCGCACTGGCCCTATATCGCGCCGGAGCCCTACGCCAGCATGTATGGCCCGCAGGACGTGCAGCCGGTGATCCGCTCGCAGGAGGAGCGCGCTAACGCCCATCCAGTGTTCGCCGCCTATATGGACATGCGCTACTCCCGCAACATGTCGCGCAACGAGGCGCGCGAAAAGGTCATCCCGACCTATATGGGCCTGATCAAACAGATCGACGACCAGATGGGCGTCTTGATGCGCTTCCTCGAAGCGCGTGGTCTGCTCGAGACGACCATGATCGTGTTCACATCGGACCATGGCGACTATCTCGGCGATCACTGGATGGGCGAGAAGGATCTGTTCCACGAGCAATCGGCCAAGATACCGCTGATCGTGATCGATCCCTCGCCCGCCGCCGACGCCACGCGCGGCACGGTAAGCGATGCGCTGGTCGAGGCGATCGACCTCGCCCCGACCTTTATCGACTATTTCGGCGCCACCCCGCCCGATCACATCCTGGAGGGCCGCTCGCTGCTGCCGCTGCTGCACGGTGGCAAGCCGCCCGACTGGCGCAGGATCGTGTTCTCCGAATACGACTACGCCATGCAGGATGTTCGCGTGATGCTGAACCAGCCGATCGAGCGCTGCCGCCTGTTCATGGTGTTCGACGGCCGCTGGAAATTCATCCACGCCTCCGGCTTCCGGCCGATGCTCTACGACCTCGAAACCGACCCGCAGGAGTTTAATGACCGCGGCGCCGATCCCGCCTGCGCCGAGATCGTGGCGCGGCTGCAATCGGAGTTGTTCGACTGGGCGCTGCATCCGAAAATGCACATCACGACGCCGAATGCGAAGATCGCCGCCTATGCCGCCCAGCAGTTGCAGGTGAAGAACGGCGTGCTGATCGGCATCTGGGACGAAACCGAACTTGCCGCCATCCGCGCGCGGATCGCAGCGCCACCTCCGCCATGA